The window CGAAGAGATCGCGCAGCGGCCGCTGGATGCGGTCCGCAACCGATGCGTCCACATGCGTGCCTTCGAGAAACGCGAAGTGCACGGGAATCGGCGTTTCCGACTCTCCCACCGTCACGGGCACGCCGTGATTGCGCATCAGGAGCTTCAACTGGTCGAGCAGATAGCTCTCGAACAGGTCGGGGCGGGTGATCGTCGTCGCATAGTGGCCGGGAGCCGGCATATGCCCGTAGGCCAGGCGCGAGTCGATCTGCGTGTAGGACGACGTGGAGACCCCGACCTCGGGGTAGAACGCGCGGTAGCGGCGCTGCTGGTCGTTGCCTTTGCCGAGATCGTTGAAGCGGTCGCGAAGAAACGCGGTGTTGCGCTCATAGAGCGACTTCAGGGCGTCGACGGCTTCCTGCGCGTCAGTGAAGCTCTGGCGGGCGTATGGCTCCGGCGTCGAGACAGATTCGATGGGGGATGGGTAGATTCGCTTTTCCATGACCCACTATAGAGACTTGGTCATGACGTTTCGAGGGGGAGCATCCCCGATTTCGGCTTGAATCAGTTTCACGATCGCAGGTGGTGGTCGCGGCTCAGGCGCGGCGAAGCCCGGCGATCAGAACGATGCCCGCACCGCTGACGCGCTCCATGCTCTGCACGATGATCGTGTCCGAAGACGCCTCCACGGCCTGCATGGCGATGAGCGGAGCGAACAGGGCCGCGGTGAGAAGCGCAACGCGGGGCAGGGCGCGGATGAGGCCGAAGCGGCTATGTGTCGGGCGGTGCGTCATTTCGGGTCCAGTTCGTGTGTTGCTAGCGCTGCGCGCCAAGGGCGCATGAAAAGAGCTTGCCTGCGTCGCATGCCGAATGGTGGCTGTTGTAGGCGTAGGACGGGCGGCTCTTCTCGGCCACGAGAACGGCGAGGCCCATTCCGAAGATGGTCACCAGCAGGCATACGATCGTGAAGCGGCGGGCCAGCATGTGTTTCGTCTCCCTCAGTCTTGACAGGAGATTGCCGCAATTGCCCTGAACCGACCCTGAGAGGGCCGTTCATCTGCGGTTCAGGGTGGTAAACGCCGATAAATCAAGTCACTGTGAGCGAACCCTGCTGGAGACTGGCAGGTCGACTGTGTTTCGGGGGAAGTTGCGCATGCATCAGGCGATCACGCTTTCGGTTCTGATCGTTCTCTCGCTGATCCTTCTGTCCCCGGCGGCCGCCGCTGCGGCGTCAGACGGAAACTGGGGCCGCGGAGTGGGGCTCCTGATCGGCCCGATCCTGTTCTCCTATCTCGCCACCGCGCTCGTCTACTATCCGGCCAGGTTTTTTAGTGGCGCGGGCGCAGTGGCCGGGTTCGCAAAGACCAGGCTGCACTATGTCGGGCTGGTGGTGGGGCTTCTTGCGGTGTTTGGCCAGGTCGGGCGCATGGTTGCCCAAAGCGGTTCCGCATGAGGTGGAATCGCTGCTTGCGAAACACCCCCTCCATCACTTCGTGGTTCCCCTCCCCCATGAAAATGGGGGAGGATCCAGGTAGCGATTGTCCGCGGCCTCGGATCCTCCCCTGCGAAGCGGGGGAGGGGGACCACGAAGTGGTGGAGGGGGTGTTTCGGTAGAAGCCTGACTTAGAAACGATAAAAGGCCGGCGGCATGGCCCCGGCCTCTCGCAGTCTCGGAGCTACTGGCGCTTCCAGTTCTGCGTGCGGCAGAACACCACCGCCACGCATCCCTGCATCGCCAGCGCGTTGCCCTTGAGCGTCGCGTTGCCCGAATAGGTCTTGTCGTCGGCGGGGTCCGTGATGGTGCCCTTGTATTTGCCGTCGCCATTGGGGCTCATCTGGCCGATGCGCTTGCCATTATGTTCGCCGCTGCGCAGCGTGATGGTGAAACCGCCGCCGGATCCGGCGATCTGGGCCGTCGCCCCGCTATCCGTCCTCCAATTGCCTTCGATCGGGTCGGCCTGAGCTATCCCGGCCAGCATGAAGCTCGCCGCAGCGAGCGTAACTATACGAAGCATGTGGTTCCTCCCGTCCGGCGTCTCCCGATTGCGCAGTGCCGGACTATCGCCTTACGCAAACGTAAGCGTAATCCAACTTTCGGTGGCTTGGAAGAGACCTTGCGACATCCTCGAAACGGCTTTCGCGGTTGCCGCAGATCGCGATTTTCAGCGTGAAATCCGCGCTCGTCAAAATTCGTCGCTGGACTCGTGGTTATCAAAGGCTTTCCCCGGGCCGGCAGAATTTTCGACGAATTTTCGTCAAAAGCCGAGCAATGCGCGGACTCCTATCCTTAACGAAATCCGAGCTTTACCTCTTGTTTTAGTTTTGTTTTCCGCAAATTAAGCACGCCATTTAACGACGGATTCAAGCCTCCCCGGCATCCTGTGAAGCATCGGATCACACAGCGAGACGCACCGGAAAACCGGCTCTCGGGACAGAAGCAGGGGACAGACAAATGGCTCGTTTTGACATGCTTGAAGCCGGCATCGGCTCCACCGCCCAGGCGGAAATCCTGTTCGAACTCGGACTGATGTACGCCACCGGCCGCGATTGCGACACCGACCTGGTCGCGGCGCACAAATGGTTCAACATCGCCGCCATCAAGGGCTCCGAGCGCGCTGCCGAACTGCGCTCCGAACTCTCGGCCACGATGAGCAAGACGGACATCGCCAAGGCGCTGCGCGAAGCCCGCGAATGGATGACGGTTCACTAAGAAACCGCTCCAGACTGAATACCGGGAAAACCACCGGGGGGACTGCAAGAACGAGCGGGCCGCAATGACGGTTCGCCGCAAACAGGGACGGCAAGGCTTTTGGCGCGGGGGCGCAAGGGCGATACCGGGGAAAACCACCGGGGGGACTGCAAGAACGAGCGAGCCGCGATGACGGCCCGCCGCAAACAGGGACGGCGAGGCTTTTGGCGCGGGGGCGCAAGGGCGATAGCCGGGGAAAACCACCGGGGGGACTGCAAGAACGAGCGAGCCGCGATGACGGTTCGCCGCAAACAGGGACGGCAAGGCTTTTGGCGCGGGGGGCGCAAGGGCGATAGCCAGGGCATCAAGGCCGCGACCGGAGCATAAGCCGGCGCGGCCTTCGCTATTTCGAACACCAAAGCGGTTCCGGATGAGGTGGAATCGCTTTTGACCGAACCCCCAACCGCCTTCGGCGGTCCTGGGGGCGAGCCGCTTGTCCCGCCCATCCTTCGGACCCCCGCTTCGCAGGGGAGGAACCAGCGTAGCGGCCGTCCGCAACCTCGATCCTCCCCCACCTGTGGGGGAGGGGGACCACGACGTGGTGGAGGGGGTGTTCCGGTATAACTTGAAACGCTCTAGCCGAGCAGGCTTGCGGGCTTTGCCTCTTCGATCTCCTCAAAGCGCACCAGCACCGTGCCGTCGGTCACCTGCGCGCCTTCCGACGCGATCTCGGCGATGACCCCGTCATGCGGCGCGGCGATCGTATGCTCCATCTTCATGGCTTCGAGCACCAGCAGCGGCTGGCCCTTCTCGACCGTCTCGCCGACAGCGGCGCGCACGACCTTCACCAACCCCGGCATAGGCGCCCGCAAGGCGTCGCTGCCGCCGGATGCGGCCTCGGCCAGCGCGAACGGGTCCGCGACCGTGAAGGTGTGGCTCGCCGTGCCGGAAAACACCGTGACATGGCCGGGCCAGCGCGCGGTCGGCAGGCGCGACGGCGCGATCCGCGTGCCCTCGACACCATCCCCGAAGCGCAAGTCGACATTGCCGTTGGCAGCGACGCTCAGCCGGAACGTGACAGTCTCGTCCCCGACGCCCAGGCGGATGCGCTTGGGCGTGGCGTGGAAATGCGCGTAGCCCGCCAGCGACGACCAGGGATCGGCCGCGTTGCGGTCGGCCGCGATGTCGGCTGCGGCGATCGCGGCCGCCGCCAGATGCGCGGACTGCGGTTCGGCAAGCGCCGTGAGCGCATCCTGCTTGCGCGCGATCAGCCCCGTATCGACGTCGCCTGCCGCGAAATCCGCATCGGCCGCCAGCGCCGCCAGGAAGGCGGTGTTGACCACGGACCCCGCAATCTGCGTGTCCGCCAGCGCCTCGCTTAAGAGATCGAGCGCCGCCTTGCGGTTTGCGCCATGGGTGACGAGCTTGGCGATCATCGGATCGTAGAAGGGCGAGATCGCATCGCCGGCGCGAACGCCGGTTTCGACGCGGATGCCCGGACCTTCGGGAAAGCGCAGGTGATGCAGCGTGCCGATCGCCGGCAGGAAACCCTTGGCCGCATCCTCGGCATAGAGCCGCGCCTCGAAGGCGTGTCCGTCGAGCGAGATCTGGTCCTGCGTCTTGGGCAGGGGCTCGCCCGCCGCGACGCGCAACTGCCATTCGACCAGATCGACGCCCGTCACCATCTCGGTCACCGGATGCTCGACCTGCAGCCGCGTGTTCATTTCCATGAACCAGAACCGGTCGGGCTTGAGGCCATCCGAGGCATCGACGATGAACTCGATCGTGCCGGCGCCCGAATAGGAAATCGCCTGCGCGGCCTTCACCGCCGCATCGGTCATCGCCGCGCGCATCGCGTCGGTCATGCCGGGGGCGGGCGCCTCCTCGATGACCTTCTGGTGGCGGCGCTGGGCCGAGCAGTCGCGCTCGAACAGGTGCACGACGTTGCCGTGCTTGTCGCCGAAGACCTGCACCTCGATATGGCGCGGCTTGTCGACATATTTCTCGACCAGAACCCGGTCGTCGCCGAACGAGGCCTTGGCCTCGCGCTTGGCGGATGCCAGCGCCTCGGGAAACGCGTCGGGATCGTCGACCTTGCGCATGCCCTTGCCGCCGCCGCCGGCGCGCGCCTTGATGAGCACGGGATAGCCGATCTCGCGCGCCTTGGAGGCGAGGATGACGATCTCCTGGCCCTCGCCGTGATAGCCCGGAACGACCGGCACGCCGGCTTTCTCCATCAGCCGCTTGGCGGCGTCCTTCAGGCCCATCGCGCGGATGGCCGAGGCCGACGGTCCGATGAAGACGAGCCCGGCCGCCTCGACCGCATCGACGAAATCGGGGTTTTCCGAAAGGAACCCGTAGCCCGGATGGATCGCCTCCGCGCCTGTCGCCTTCGCCGCCGCGATGATCCGCTCGGCGACGAGGTAGCTCTCACCGACGGGCGAAGGCCCGATATGCACCGCCTCGTCGGCCATCTCCACGTGGAGCGCGCGTGCATCCGCGTCGGAGTAGACCGCGACGGTCGCAATGCCCATCTTGCGCGCGGTGCGGATCACGCGGCACGCGATCTCGCCGCGATTGGCGATCAGGATTTTTGAAAACATGATGTGGCCTCCTCGATAACCATCCATACAAGGCAATGCGGCGATTTCCACCCCTTTGCCGCGCGAAGAACTGTCTTTAAGGTCGCGAAAACCCGAAACCGACGACGAGGCGCGCGTGACACGGACTTTTCGACTGGGCCTTGCAGCGGCATCGCTCGCCGCGCTGACCACCACCGCAAGCGCCCAATGGCAGGCTGCCGAGCAGGTCGAGCACTACGCGATCTCCGGCAAATCCGGCATTGAGCTCTATCAATCGATCGGCGAGAACGGCCCGAAGGCGGGCATCGGCCGCGCGATCGCCTTCACCGATTTCAAGCTCCTGTGGTCGCGCGATTATCGCCCGCAGCCGGACGGCTCCTGCGTGCTCGCCACGGCGCGGCCGAGCCTCACCATCACCTACCGGCTGCCGAAACCGCGCGGCGACCTGCCCGAGCCGGTGCGCACCAACTGGAAAACCTTCATCGACGGCGTCACCGCGCACGAAAAGGTGCATGGCGAGATGATCGTCGACCTGGTCAAGGCGATCGAGGCCACCTCGATCGGCCTCTCGGCCCCCAACGACCCCGGCTGCCAGAAGGTCCGCGCCGAACTGCAGTCGCGCCTTGGCCCGCTCTCACAAGCCCAGCGCGCCAGAAGCCGCGACTTCGACCGCGCCGAGTTGAGCGAAGGCGGCAACGTGCACCAACTGGTGCTGAACCTGGCGAATGGCGGGTGAGCGGGCCTGCATCGCAAGTCAGGCTCCGGAAAGGTGTACGGCGAATGACCACCGCATTGAGGCCCGCTCTTGGGCTGGCCCTTACGACGCTCATCGGCCCGGCGCTGGCCGAGGAGGTGATGACACCGCAGGAATTCTGCGCCGAACTGTTCGCTTCGGCCAAGGCTGACTGCCTTGCAGCAGCCGAACTCCTGACCGCGCCATCAGGCATGCCGCCGATCGGCGCGCTCTCGGTATTCGTCAGAGCCGACGACGGCGCGCTTTCGGTCGAGTACCGCCTCGACCGCGAATATCCCGCGGAGGATGTTTCAGTCGAGTGTGGCCCGGGCGATGCGATCGTGCTCCCCGCCGGCGCGGCCGTGCGCCTGCTCTTCACTTCGGTGGACGCCATCTACACCTTCGAGGCGCCGAATTACGTGGAGCCGATCGACCTCGTGCCCGGCCGCGTGAATGAACGGCTGATCGAAACACCGGCGGAAGCAGGCGAGGCGAACGGCATGCTTCGAGCGGACAGGGACGGGGCGAAGACGACTGTGGAACTGCGCTTCATCACCAGCACCGAGGCGTTCGATCCGCAGACGGCTTGCGACGGCTAAAGCGTGAAGTGGCCGAGCGGGCGCGCTCTTCCTTCTCCCCGCTTGCGGGGAGAAGGTGGCACGAAGTGCCGGATGAGGGGCGGCACGAAGTTGTCCGGCGGTGGCTAATCCTGTGCCGGTTGCCCTTATCCTTCCGCAAAGACGTCCACCGTTCGCGCTGCCCCTCATCCGCCCTTCGGGCACCGTCTCCCCGTGAACGGGGAGAAGGGAAGTCAGCCCTATGGGCGCAGAAAGCGCCCTTCATTGCCATTGGGAATGGTCGCGATACGGCAGTTCAATACCATAGCTGCGCAAGGGTTCGATCAGGTCATTGGGATCCCAACTCTTCACGCCGAAGAAGCCGTAGAGCGCGTATTTGGCGCTGATGCGCAACTCGACCCTTTCGTCGGGTGACATGTCTGGCGGGAATTCCTCGATCAGCAATTTCCCCAGTACGGGGATGGCGCGCTCGGGTGTCCACTTACGTACATATTGCGCCGCGCGAAGTCGAACAAATGGGAGTGGGTTCCCTATAAGATCCTCCAGCACATCCTTGCCCATGGGAGTGCGCGCCAGCGCATCTCCATACCGTATTACTTTGAGGAGATTCCGATTCGCCTTCGGTATGTCGACATCCCGAATCGCAAGCTGATGAATCTCCAAATACTTCAGAAAGCGATCTCGCAGCGTATCGATGCCGAGTTCAGAATCGTGCGGGATCATAGCCGAAATCCTTCAACGTATCCTCGATGATCTCCAGACCCATGTTATATTGGGTACCGAATTCCAGCTTTTCCATCCAGTTTCGACGGACGGCTCCGCCGAAATTGATATCACCTGAACTCATCCTGGCGCTGATCTTCCTATGCAGCAATGTGCTCAACATTCCTGTTGTTGAGTTTTACCTTCAGCCTTTCCCGTTTTCATCCGGGAGAAGCGTACGGCCATTTCAAGCGGTGGGGATAAAAATAGGAAAAATTACCTATGAGAGATGGTTGACCCCGTCGCCGCCCACTTGGAGCGTTCAACAGGTTCAGTTCCGCGGCGCTCTTTCAGCGCGTCGTGCGATCAGTGCCTTGAAAAGAGGCGCACAGACCCCGCGGCGATGGCCCCTCCGACCATCCAGCCCGAAGTTTCGCCGCCAAGCAACTCATCTCCCACAGTCCGCTTTCGACTCCTTCTCAGCCGTTCAATCCTCGAAATTGCATGCCTGAAAGCAGACGTAGCCGCTGTCGCATTGACGGAAGCCTGCCGCTCGCGATAAATCGATTCCATCCCATCCAACCAAATGAGGGATTGTCCATGTTGGAGCTTGTGAACAACCGCTAACTGCCTCGATCGAGTGAGGCGGCGAACGGCATTCATCTTGGCGTAGTGCGCCGAGGGCGAATGCGTGCGCGTTTATTTTCACAGGCATTCCCATGAACATCTCACGTAACGAACAGCGCGTCCTGCACGTGCTGGGGCAGGGCGGTTTCATCCGCCACGAGCGATCCAATAGCGGCAGCATTCTTTCGGTTTCCTGCTTCACCCGTAATGGCCACCTTCTGTCCGATTGCACGCTCGGCGTCTTCTCCAAGCTGCGGCGCAAGCGGCTCGTGGAATCGAAGGCATCGGGACCCTACCGCATCTCGTTGGAAGGGCCGCTCGTCAGTGCACGCCCAGCTCGACAATCGATAAGGAAATGACAATGACTACCAGCGATCATAAAGCAAACACTCAAATCCGTCCTGAAACCCCGAGCGACGCGGCTGCCATACGGGAGGTGACGCAAGCCGCCTTTGCGAAAGCCGAGCACAGTTCCGGCACCGAAGGCGCTATTGTTGATGCCCTGCGTCAAGCCAAATCTATGACCATATCGTTGGTCGCGGAAGCCGACGGCGTGGTGATCGGCCACATCGCCTTCTCGCCCATTACGGTGGACGGACGGAACGAGGGATGGTTTGGCCTCGGACCAGTCTCAGTCGATCCCGATCGACAAGGAAATGGGATCGGCTCCCGCCTCGTTCTCGAAGGGTTGGCGCTTTTGAAGGCGAATGGGGCGAAGGGCTGCGTCGTGTTGGGCGATCCGCATCTCTACACGCGCTTCGGGTTCGAGCAGGATTCGAGGCTACGCTACGAGGGCGTGCCGCCCGAGTATTTTATGGCACAAGCCTTCGAGTTTCCGATGCCAGAAGGGTCCGTAGCTTATCACCTTGCCTTCGACGCGAACTGAGCGAAACGTCCGCGTCCTTCAACGAACCCGATATGGGCGCGGACCACATGCATGCTGGTCCGCGCCCATGTCCCTCATCTCGGCCGTTCGTGTCGGCTGTGGCAGCACTCGTGGCTAGAAGCAAACGGTCGCCTTCCCACCCCAGACGAGCCCTTCCGAGGACCCTTGGGCACCCGCGATAGAGCAACTTCCATGTCCGACCCCATTCCAGCCGTCACGCGGCTTGATTGACGCGACGCAGACCGGACATGGTGCAACGGCAGGCAGTAGCATGCATTAGTCGCGACGAAATATGGGTAGCCTTGCGGCGTCCATGATCGAAAACCAAAGCCAAGATTCTGCGTACTCATCGTTTGTTAAGCACGAACGGATTTGACAAGATCTTCGCCTTAATGCAGCGCCCGTCCGTCGCTAGCGATCCGCGCCAACACCACTCCTGAGCGCGGAAAACTTGATGCGGCGATATATTTTGAAGACCTTTTTGATTGCCATTATTGCTGGCCTCGGTGTCTCTGGTGGGACGATTCACACCTACGCCCAATCGACTCCGCAAGCGCAGCTGGGAGAAGGGCACGCTTATGAGATCATCGGCAGTGAAGTGTGGGATGTGCCTGACCCAGTATCCGGTCGGGGCTACCAAGTTTTTGTGGCCTTGCCGCCGTCCTATGCTGAGCAGCCGCAGCGGCTCTACCCCGTGCTTTACGTCACAGATGCCGATTACGCTTTCCCTATAGTCCGGCAGATCGGTCGCCGCCTTAACGTCGAAGGACCGCAGATTGAGGAGTTTATTCTCGTTGGTCTGTCGTATGGCAAGGGCGAGGACGGTGCTGCGAGTCGCCGCCGAGACTACACCCCGACACCAAACGGGCCGAGTAGTTCGCCACCTGGCACCATTCATGGGCAAGGTGCGGCCTACCAGAAATATTTGGCCGATCGGGTGAAACCATTCGTCGCTGGCCACTATCGGGTTGACCCTGATCGGTCGCTATTTCTGGGCCATTCCTACGGCGCGTTGCTGGGTGCACAGATACTCTTCAGCGAACCCGGTTTGTTCAGCGGCTATATCCTCGGTAGCCCATCTCTTTGGTTTGACAAGCGCCATGCACTCAAGATGGAAGCAGACTATGCGAGCCATAACGACGACCTGCCGGCAAAGGTCCTCCTCTATGTCGGTGAGTATGAAGCCAAACGCAAAGGCGATTTGCGTTACAGCCAGACCGTGGACATGGTTGCCGACAATCTGGCGCTGGAATC is drawn from Mesorhizobium sp. CAU 1732 and contains these coding sequences:
- a CDS encoding sel1 repeat family protein, which translates into the protein MARFDMLEAGIGSTAQAEILFELGLMYATGRDCDTDLVAAHKWFNIAAIKGSERAAELRSELSATMSKTDIAKALREAREWMTVH
- a CDS encoding DUF2147 domain-containing protein, encoding MLRIVTLAAASFMLAGIAQADPIEGNWRTDSGATAQIAGSGGGFTITLRSGEHNGKRIGQMSPNGDGKYKGTITDPADDKTYSGNATLKGNALAMQGCVAVVFCRTQNWKRQ
- a CDS encoding DUF922 domain-containing protein; the encoded protein is MTRTFRLGLAAASLAALTTTASAQWQAAEQVEHYAISGKSGIELYQSIGENGPKAGIGRAIAFTDFKLLWSRDYRPQPDGSCVLATARPSLTITYRLPKPRGDLPEPVRTNWKTFIDGVTAHEKVHGEMIVDLVKAIEATSIGLSAPNDPGCQKVRAELQSRLGPLSQAQRARSRDFDRAELSEGGNVHQLVLNLANGG
- a CDS encoding alpha/beta hydrolase-fold protein encodes the protein MRRYILKTFLIAIIAGLGVSGGTIHTYAQSTPQAQLGEGHAYEIIGSEVWDVPDPVSGRGYQVFVALPPSYAEQPQRLYPVLYVTDADYAFPIVRQIGRRLNVEGPQIEEFILVGLSYGKGEDGAASRRRDYTPTPNGPSSSPPGTIHGQGAAYQKYLADRVKPFVAGHYRVDPDRSLFLGHSYGALLGAQILFSEPGLFSGYILGSPSLWFDKRHALKMEADYASHNDDLPAKVLLYVGEYEAKRKGDLRYSQTVDMVADNLALESVLQSREYPSLQLRSVVLDDEDHLTVAPRGFTHGLKYLLTLR
- a CDS encoding acetyl/propionyl/methylcrotonyl-CoA carboxylase subunit alpha — encoded protein: MFSKILIANRGEIACRVIRTARKMGIATVAVYSDADARALHVEMADEAVHIGPSPVGESYLVAERIIAAAKATGAEAIHPGYGFLSENPDFVDAVEAAGLVFIGPSASAIRAMGLKDAAKRLMEKAGVPVVPGYHGEGQEIVILASKAREIGYPVLIKARAGGGGKGMRKVDDPDAFPEALASAKREAKASFGDDRVLVEKYVDKPRHIEVQVFGDKHGNVVHLFERDCSAQRRHQKVIEEAPAPGMTDAMRAAMTDAAVKAAQAISYSGAGTIEFIVDASDGLKPDRFWFMEMNTRLQVEHPVTEMVTGVDLVEWQLRVAAGEPLPKTQDQISLDGHAFEARLYAEDAAKGFLPAIGTLHHLRFPEGPGIRVETGVRAGDAISPFYDPMIAKLVTHGANRKAALDLLSEALADTQIAGSVVNTAFLAALAADADFAAGDVDTGLIARKQDALTALAEPQSAHLAAAAIAAADIAADRNAADPWSSLAGYAHFHATPKRIRLGVGDETVTFRLSVAANGNVDLRFGDGVEGTRIAPSRLPTARWPGHVTVFSGTASHTFTVADPFALAEAASGGSDALRAPMPGLVKVVRAAVGETVEKGQPLLVLEAMKMEHTIAAPHDGVIAEIASEGAQVTDGTVLVRFEEIEEAKPASLLG
- a CDS encoding N-acetyltransferase, translated to MTTSDHKANTQIRPETPSDAAAIREVTQAAFAKAEHSSGTEGAIVDALRQAKSMTISLVAEADGVVIGHIAFSPITVDGRNEGWFGLGPVSVDPDRQGNGIGSRLVLEGLALLKANGAKGCVVLGDPHLYTRFGFEQDSRLRYEGVPPEYFMAQAFEFPMPEGSVAYHLAFDAN
- a CDS encoding YjhX family toxin codes for the protein MNISRNEQRVLHVLGQGGFIRHERSNSGSILSVSCFTRNGHLLSDCTLGVFSKLRRKRLVESKASGPYRISLEGPLVSARPARQSIRK